The Micromonospora sediminicola genome contains a region encoding:
- a CDS encoding type II toxin-antitoxin system RelE/ParE family toxin, with amino-acid sequence MGADGKRWSVRVTGEVRQWLRDLRDHDPASYESVRVAVDKLAEVGPGLGRPLVDTLRGSSLRNLKELRPRSGRDVAIRVLFVFDPWSQAVLLVAGNKAGNWTRWYRQHIPAAEVAYKAWLDSERERRGES; translated from the coding sequence GTGGGTGCGGACGGGAAGCGCTGGTCGGTCCGGGTCACCGGAGAGGTCCGGCAATGGCTGCGCGACCTGCGGGACCACGACCCTGCGTCCTACGAGAGCGTCCGGGTGGCGGTGGACAAGCTGGCCGAGGTCGGGCCAGGGCTGGGTCGCCCGCTCGTGGACACGCTGCGTGGAAGCAGTCTCCGCAATCTGAAGGAGCTGCGGCCTCGCTCCGGCCGGGACGTGGCTATCCGGGTGCTGTTCGTCTTCGATCCCTGGTCGCAGGCGGTGCTCCTGGTCGCCGGCAACAAGGCGGGCAACTGGACCCGCTGGTACCGGCAGCACATTCCGGCGGCGGAGGTTGCCTACAAGGCTTGGCTCGACAGCGAGCGCGAGCGAAGGGGGGAGTCGTGA
- a CDS encoding ABC transporter permease, giving the protein MTALAHVPTAGGKPAPPPVRRGRARLLPYLLLLPGAAWLLVFFALPLLQLAAASLYDPAGSLSTGYAMTWAVGNYPDALQAYWPQFLRSFLYSAIALVLALLMGYPLAYAIAQKAGRWKNLLLVAVVAPMFTSFLVRTLAWKTILSDNGALVGLLRDVHLLGPDGRLLATPIAVVLGLTYNFLPFLVLPLYASLERLDPRLLEAASDLYASPLRAFGRVTLPLSMPGLIAGTLLFFIPATGDYINAELLGTPNEYMIGNVIDSAFLVRLDYPQGAALSFLLMAAILAIVFVYLRKAGTEEVL; this is encoded by the coding sequence ATGACCGCGCTGGCCCACGTACCGACCGCCGGCGGGAAACCGGCGCCACCGCCGGTGCGGCGCGGGCGCGCCCGGCTGCTGCCGTACCTGTTGCTGCTGCCCGGCGCGGCCTGGCTGCTGGTCTTCTTCGCGCTGCCGCTGCTCCAGCTCGCCGCCGCCAGCCTCTACGACCCGGCCGGCTCGCTCTCCACCGGCTACGCGATGACCTGGGCGGTCGGCAACTATCCGGACGCGTTGCAGGCGTACTGGCCGCAGTTCCTGCGCTCGTTCCTCTACTCCGCGATCGCGCTGGTGCTGGCGCTGCTGATGGGCTACCCGCTGGCGTACGCGATCGCGCAGAAGGCCGGCCGGTGGAAGAACCTGCTGCTGGTCGCCGTGGTCGCGCCGATGTTCACCAGCTTCCTGGTGCGCACGCTGGCCTGGAAGACCATCCTGTCGGACAACGGCGCGCTGGTCGGGCTGCTGCGCGACGTGCACCTGCTCGGCCCGGACGGCCGGCTGCTCGCCACGCCGATCGCCGTGGTGCTCGGCCTGACGTACAACTTCCTGCCGTTCCTGGTGCTGCCGCTGTACGCGAGCCTGGAGCGGCTCGATCCCCGGCTGCTGGAGGCGGCCAGCGACCTGTACGCGAGCCCGCTGCGCGCGTTCGGCAGGGTCACCCTGCCGCTGTCGATGCCCGGCCTGATCGCGGGCACGCTGCTCTTCTTCATCCCGGCCACCGGCGACTACATCAACGCGGAGCTGCTCGGCACGCCGAACGAGTACATGATCGGCAACGTCATCGACTCGGCGTTCCTGGTCCGGCTGGACTACCCGCAGGGCGCGGCGCTGTCCTTCCTGCTGATGGCCGCGATCCTGGCCATCGTCTTCGTCTACCTGCGCAAGGCCGGCACGGAGGAGGTGCTCTGA
- a CDS encoding aspartate aminotransferase family protein — protein MANATDHLWMHFTRMASYSAGEVPTIVRGEGAYVWDAQGRRYLDGLAGLFVVNAGHGRTELAEAAAKQAGELAYFPLWSYAHPTAVELAEKIATLTPGDLNRVFFTTGGSEAVEAAWKLARAYFKRTGRPNKHKVVSRYIAYHGTSMGALSITGLPGIKSDFEPLVPGGIKVPNTNFYRAPEHGDDAEAFGRWAAEEIGRAIEREGPDTVAAVFLEPVQNSGGCFPPPPGYFERVREICDAYDVLLVSDEVICSWGRLGEYFGATRYGYQPDIITTAKGITSGYAPLGAMIASDRLMEPFLTETGMFAHGVTFGGHPVSCAVALANLEVFAREDLVGHVRANEDAFRSTLEKLHDLPIVGDVRGDGYFYGIELVKDKTTRETFDEAESERLLRGFLSTALFDAGLYCRADDRGDPVVQLAPPLIAEQQQFDEIEQILRAVLTEAWSRL, from the coding sequence ATGGCCAACGCCACCGACCACCTCTGGATGCACTTCACCCGGATGGCCAGCTACTCCGCCGGCGAGGTCCCGACCATCGTGCGCGGCGAGGGCGCCTACGTCTGGGACGCGCAGGGCCGCCGCTACCTGGACGGGCTCGCCGGGCTCTTCGTCGTCAACGCCGGCCACGGCCGGACCGAACTGGCCGAGGCCGCCGCCAAGCAGGCCGGCGAGCTGGCCTACTTCCCGCTCTGGTCGTACGCCCACCCGACCGCGGTCGAGCTGGCCGAGAAGATCGCCACGCTGACCCCGGGTGACCTGAACCGGGTCTTCTTCACCACCGGCGGCTCGGAGGCCGTCGAGGCGGCCTGGAAGCTGGCCCGGGCCTACTTCAAGCGCACCGGCAGGCCGAACAAGCACAAGGTGGTCAGCCGTTACATCGCCTATCACGGCACCTCGATGGGCGCGCTGTCGATCACCGGCCTGCCCGGCATCAAGAGCGACTTCGAGCCGCTGGTGCCCGGCGGCATCAAGGTGCCGAACACCAACTTCTACCGGGCGCCGGAGCACGGCGACGACGCCGAGGCGTTCGGCCGCTGGGCCGCCGAAGAGATCGGCCGGGCGATCGAGCGGGAGGGGCCGGACACGGTCGCCGCGGTCTTCCTGGAGCCGGTGCAGAACTCCGGCGGCTGCTTCCCGCCGCCGCCCGGCTACTTCGAGCGGGTGCGCGAGATCTGCGACGCGTACGACGTGCTGCTGGTCAGCGACGAGGTGATCTGCTCCTGGGGCCGGCTCGGCGAGTACTTCGGCGCCACCCGGTACGGCTACCAGCCGGACATCATCACCACGGCCAAGGGCATCACCTCCGGCTACGCCCCGCTCGGCGCGATGATCGCCAGCGACCGGCTGATGGAGCCGTTCCTCACCGAGACCGGCATGTTCGCCCACGGCGTGACGTTCGGCGGCCACCCGGTCTCCTGCGCGGTGGCCCTGGCCAACCTGGAGGTGTTCGCCCGGGAGGACCTGGTCGGGCACGTCCGGGCCAACGAGGACGCGTTCCGGTCCACCCTGGAGAAGCTGCACGACCTGCCGATCGTGGGTGACGTGCGGGGGGACGGCTACTTCTACGGCATCGAACTGGTCAAGGACAAGACGACCCGGGAGACGTTCGACGAGGCCGAGTCCGAGCGGCTGCTGCGCGGTTTCCTCTCCACCGCGCTGTTCGACGCCGGGCTCTACTGCCGGGCCGACGACCGGGGCGACCCGGTGGTGCAGCTCGCCCCGCCGCTGATCGCCGAGCAGCAGCAGTTCGACGAGATCGAGCAGATCCTGCGCGCGGTGCTGACCGAGGCGTGGTCGCGGCTGTAG
- a CDS encoding polyamine ABC transporter substrate-binding protein, with the protein MRSPLRTLTRRGLLTGTLGSAALLATAGTLAGCGTKGAQQTEAGCQSDDVSATEKKLAFSNWPQYMDTDEKDESKRPTLDAFVAASGIQVTYTEDVNDNNEFFGKVQNQLAGCQSTGRDIMVLTDWMAARMIRLGWIQKLDKAKIPNVEANLLPSLRGRSFDKDTQLAIPWQSGLAGLAYNAKVTKEIRTVDELLTRPDLKGKVTALSEMRDTMGLLLQAGGHDPANFTPAQFDDALTKLKKAVDSKQIRRFTGNDYAPDLAKGDIAACIGWSGDVIQLGFEDEKIKFVVPESGVMLWSDNMLVPNKASHKANAEALMNHYYDPAVAAKLAAYVNYICPVQGAQAEMEKIDPDLAKNPLIFPDDAMLAKSKVFMALDEQREKEYETKFQQVIGA; encoded by the coding sequence ATGCGTAGTCCCCTCCGGACGCTCACCCGGCGTGGTCTGCTCACCGGGACCCTCGGCTCGGCCGCCCTGCTCGCCACCGCGGGCACCCTCGCGGGCTGCGGCACCAAGGGCGCCCAGCAGACCGAAGCCGGTTGCCAGAGCGACGACGTTTCCGCCACCGAGAAGAAGCTCGCCTTCTCGAACTGGCCGCAGTACATGGACACCGACGAGAAGGACGAGTCGAAGCGGCCCACCCTGGACGCGTTCGTGGCCGCCTCCGGCATCCAGGTGACCTACACCGAGGACGTCAACGACAACAACGAGTTCTTCGGCAAGGTGCAGAACCAGTTGGCCGGCTGCCAGAGCACCGGCCGGGACATCATGGTGCTCACCGACTGGATGGCCGCCCGGATGATCCGGCTCGGCTGGATCCAGAAGCTGGACAAGGCCAAGATCCCCAACGTCGAGGCGAACCTGCTGCCGTCACTGCGCGGCCGGTCGTTCGACAAGGACACCCAGCTGGCGATCCCGTGGCAGTCCGGGCTGGCCGGCCTGGCCTACAACGCCAAGGTCACCAAGGAGATCCGCACCGTCGACGAGCTGCTCACCCGCCCCGACCTCAAGGGCAAGGTGACCGCGCTGTCGGAGATGCGCGACACCATGGGCCTGCTGCTCCAGGCCGGCGGCCACGACCCGGCCAACTTCACCCCGGCCCAGTTCGACGACGCGCTGACCAAGCTGAAGAAGGCCGTGGACAGCAAACAGATCCGGCGCTTCACCGGCAACGACTACGCCCCCGACCTGGCCAAGGGCGACATCGCCGCCTGCATCGGCTGGTCCGGCGACGTGATCCAGCTCGGCTTCGAGGACGAGAAGATCAAGTTCGTGGTGCCCGAGTCCGGCGTGATGCTCTGGTCGGACAACATGCTGGTGCCCAACAAGGCCAGCCACAAGGCCAACGCCGAGGCGCTGATGAACCACTACTACGACCCGGCGGTGGCGGCGAAGCTGGCCGCCTACGTCAACTACATCTGCCCGGTGCAGGGCGCGCAGGCCGAGATGGAGAAGATCGACCCGGACCTGGCCAAGAATCCGCTCATCTTCCCGGACGACGCGATGCTGGCGAAGTCGAAGGTCTTCATGGCCCTCGACGAGCAGCGTGAGAAGGAGTACGAGACCAAGTTCCAGCAGGTCATCGGGGCGTGA
- a CDS encoding NAD(P)/FAD-dependent oxidoreductase — protein sequence MTLPHTGRALADAAPVPYWLDRPERPDPLPPLTGAHAADLLVVGGGYAGLWTALLAKEADPDRDVLLVDAGTCGWAASGRNGGFCAASLTHGLANGIERFPGEIGELERLGRENLDAIAATVARYDIDCDLERTGELAVAVEPYQLDGLAADAELGRRYGHDVRLLDRDEVRAEVASPTYLGGMWDRDRTALLDPAKLAWELRRAALGLGVRIHEHTRVTGLATDGAALRATTAGGADAAPGTVRARRVALATNAFPPLLRRLRAWTVPVYDYALMTEPLSPAQRDAIGWRHRQGLADTGNQFHYYRLTADGRILFGGYDAVYHYGNRVAPALERREATFTTLASHFFATFPQLDGLRFSHRWGGVIDTCTRFCAFFGTAHEGRLAYAAGYTGLGVGATRFGARVTLDLLAGADTPLTRLDLVRRKPLPFPPEPIRAAGINLTRWSLARADARDGRRNLWLRTLDRFGLGFDS from the coding sequence ATGACGCTCCCGCATACCGGCCGGGCGCTGGCCGACGCCGCGCCCGTCCCGTACTGGCTGGACCGCCCGGAACGCCCCGACCCGTTGCCGCCGCTGACCGGCGCGCACGCCGCCGACCTGCTCGTGGTCGGCGGCGGGTACGCCGGGCTGTGGACCGCGCTGCTGGCCAAGGAGGCCGATCCGGACCGCGACGTGCTGCTCGTCGACGCCGGCACCTGCGGCTGGGCGGCGTCCGGGCGCAACGGCGGCTTCTGCGCCGCGTCGCTGACCCACGGGCTGGCCAACGGCATCGAGCGGTTCCCCGGCGAGATCGGCGAGCTGGAACGGCTCGGCCGGGAGAACCTGGACGCCATCGCCGCCACCGTGGCGAGGTACGACATCGACTGCGACCTCGAACGGACCGGCGAACTGGCGGTGGCGGTCGAGCCGTACCAGCTCGACGGGCTCGCCGCCGACGCCGAGCTGGGCCGCCGGTACGGCCACGACGTGCGGCTGCTCGACCGCGACGAGGTCCGTGCCGAGGTGGCCTCGCCGACGTACCTCGGTGGGATGTGGGACCGGGACCGGACGGCGCTGCTCGACCCGGCGAAGCTCGCCTGGGAGCTGCGCCGCGCCGCGCTCGGCCTGGGTGTCCGGATCCACGAGCACACCCGGGTCACCGGCCTGGCCACCGACGGGGCCGCGCTGCGCGCCACCACGGCCGGCGGCGCGGACGCCGCGCCCGGCACGGTACGGGCCCGGCGGGTGGCCCTGGCCACCAACGCGTTCCCGCCGCTACTGCGCCGGCTGCGCGCCTGGACCGTGCCGGTCTACGACTACGCGCTGATGACCGAGCCGTTGAGCCCGGCCCAGCGGGACGCGATCGGCTGGCGCCACCGGCAGGGGCTGGCGGACACCGGCAACCAGTTCCACTACTACCGGCTCACCGCCGACGGCCGGATCCTGTTCGGCGGCTACGACGCGGTCTACCACTACGGCAACCGGGTGGCCCCCGCGCTGGAGCGGCGCGAGGCCACCTTCACCACGCTCGCGTCGCACTTCTTCGCGACCTTCCCCCAACTCGACGGGCTGCGCTTCAGCCACCGCTGGGGCGGCGTGATCGACACCTGCACCCGGTTCTGCGCGTTCTTCGGCACCGCCCACGAGGGGCGGCTGGCGTACGCCGCCGGTTACACCGGGCTGGGCGTCGGCGCCACCCGCTTCGGCGCGCGCGTCACCCTCGACCTGCTCGCCGGCGCGGACACCCCGCTGACCCGGCTCGACCTGGTGCGCCGCAAACCGCTGCCGTTCCCGCCGGAGCCGATCCGGGCCGCCGGCATCAACCTCACCCGCTGGTCGCTCGCCCGCGCCGACGCGCGGGACGGGCGGCGCAACCTCTGGCTCCGTACTCTCGACCGCTTTGGACTGGGGTTCGACTCCTGA
- a CDS encoding helix-turn-helix domain-containing protein, with protein sequence MTEFYHWDEVRAELGGDDEAYEAERARTDAWVSAFHLAEERKRLGLTQRQVAEIMGVTPGRVSQIENGDLDVNEVATLSRYANALGARLRIIFDYGDDLRQIA encoded by the coding sequence GTGACGGAGTTCTATCACTGGGACGAGGTCCGCGCCGAACTCGGCGGTGACGACGAGGCGTACGAGGCGGAGCGTGCCCGGACCGACGCGTGGGTGAGCGCGTTCCATCTGGCCGAGGAGCGCAAGCGACTGGGGCTCACCCAGCGGCAGGTAGCCGAGATCATGGGGGTCACGCCGGGCCGGGTCAGCCAGATCGAGAACGGCGACCTCGACGTCAACGAGGTGGCCACGCTGAGCCGGTACGCCAACGCCCTCGGCGCCCGGCTGCGGATCATCTTCGACTACGGCGACGACCTCCGGCAGATCGCCTGA
- a CDS encoding saccharopine dehydrogenase family protein, which translates to MRILLVGAGGVGSAAVSIAARRSFFETMVVADHDPARAARAVAGHGDRFVAATVDASSADAVAALCREHRITHVFNAVDPRFVMPIFDGAFAAGADYLDMAMSLSRPHPERPYAETGVKLGDEQFAVADRWAAAGRLALCGVGVEPGLSDVFARHAADELFTEIDEIGVRDGANLTVAGYEFAPSFSIWTTIEECLNPPVIWEAGRGWFTTEPFSEPEVFDFPAGIGPVECVNVEHEEVLLIPRWVPAKRVTFKYGLGAEFIEVLRTLHKLGLDATEPVRVRGVDVSPRDLVAAALPDPATLGDRMSGKTCAGTYVTGTGPDGRPRRVYLYHVVDNEWSMAEYGHQAVVWQTAVNPVVALELLATGAWSGAGVLGPEALPPRPFLDLLTDYGSPWGMEER; encoded by the coding sequence ATGCGTATCCTTCTCGTCGGCGCCGGTGGCGTCGGCTCCGCCGCCGTATCCATCGCCGCCCGCCGTTCCTTCTTCGAGACCATGGTGGTCGCCGACCACGACCCGGCGCGCGCCGCCCGGGCGGTCGCCGGCCACGGCGACCGGTTCGTCGCCGCCACCGTCGACGCGTCGTCCGCCGACGCGGTCGCCGCGCTCTGCCGGGAACACCGGATCACCCACGTGTTCAACGCGGTCGACCCGCGCTTCGTCATGCCGATCTTCGACGGCGCGTTCGCGGCCGGGGCCGACTACCTCGACATGGCGATGTCGCTGTCCCGGCCGCACCCCGAGCGCCCCTACGCGGAAACCGGGGTCAAGCTCGGCGACGAGCAGTTCGCCGTCGCGGACCGGTGGGCCGCCGCCGGCCGGCTGGCGCTGTGCGGCGTCGGCGTCGAACCGGGCCTGTCCGACGTCTTCGCCCGCCACGCCGCCGACGAGCTGTTCACCGAGATCGACGAGATCGGGGTACGCGACGGCGCGAACCTCACCGTCGCCGGCTACGAGTTCGCTCCCTCGTTCTCCATCTGGACCACCATCGAGGAGTGCCTCAACCCGCCGGTGATCTGGGAGGCCGGGCGCGGCTGGTTCACCACCGAGCCGTTCAGCGAACCGGAGGTCTTCGACTTCCCGGCCGGCATCGGCCCGGTCGAGTGCGTCAACGTGGAACACGAGGAGGTGCTGCTCATCCCGCGCTGGGTGCCGGCGAAGCGGGTCACCTTCAAGTACGGTCTCGGCGCCGAGTTCATCGAGGTGCTGCGGACGCTGCACAAACTCGGGCTGGACGCGACCGAACCGGTGCGCGTGCGCGGGGTCGACGTGTCACCGCGCGACCTGGTGGCCGCCGCGCTGCCCGACCCGGCCACGCTCGGCGACCGGATGAGCGGGAAGACGTGCGCCGGCACGTACGTCACCGGCACCGGGCCGGACGGCCGGCCCCGGCGGGTCTACCTCTACCACGTGGTCGACAACGAGTGGTCGATGGCCGAGTACGGGCACCAGGCGGTGGTCTGGCAGACCGCGGTGAACCCGGTCGTCGCGCTGGAGCTGCTGGCCACCGGCGCCTGGTCCGGCGCGGGCGTGCTCGGGCCCGAGGCGTTGCCACCACGGCCCTTCCTCGACCTGCTCACCGACTACGGTTCACCGTGGGGGATGGAGGAGCGATGA
- a CDS encoding ABC transporter ATP-binding protein codes for MAQETPAGDLRLADLTKRFGVFTAVDDLSLTVPQGSFFALLGASGCGKTTTLRMIAGLEAPTSGQVLLGDRDITGLRPYRRPVNTVFQSYALFPHLDIHENVAFGLRRRGIRTVGDQVERMLALVQLQGYGRRRPAQLSGGQQQRVALARALINHPQVLLLDEPLGALDLKLRRQMQIELKRIQTEVGITFVHVTHDQEEAMTMADTVAVMNAGRIEQLGAPADIYEYPATAFVANFLGQSNLLAGEAGGHAGDDVLVTAHGARFSVPADRARVVDGPTFLGVRPEKLHLAGGPDDVPAGHQHVGGVVTDASYVGVSTQYLVRTAWGSELSAFAANSGLGGRLAVGTPVTAHWDPRHAFLLPRAGGEDDQTAPLLDEPPVGALS; via the coding sequence ATGGCGCAGGAAACCCCGGCCGGCGATCTGCGACTGGCCGACCTGACCAAGCGGTTCGGTGTCTTCACCGCCGTCGACGACCTCAGCCTGACCGTCCCGCAGGGCTCGTTCTTCGCCCTGCTCGGCGCGTCCGGCTGCGGCAAGACCACCACGCTGCGGATGATCGCCGGGCTGGAGGCGCCGACCAGCGGGCAGGTGCTGCTCGGCGACCGGGACATCACCGGGCTGCGGCCGTACCGGCGGCCGGTCAACACGGTCTTCCAGAGCTACGCGCTCTTCCCGCACCTGGACATCCACGAGAACGTCGCGTTCGGGCTGCGCCGCCGGGGCATCCGCACGGTGGGCGACCAGGTCGAGCGGATGCTCGCGCTGGTCCAGCTCCAGGGGTACGGCCGGCGCCGGCCGGCCCAGCTCTCCGGCGGCCAGCAGCAGCGCGTCGCGCTGGCCCGGGCGCTCATCAACCACCCGCAGGTGCTGCTGCTCGACGAGCCGCTCGGCGCGCTCGACCTGAAGCTGCGCCGGCAGATGCAGATCGAGCTGAAGCGGATCCAGACCGAGGTCGGCATCACGTTCGTGCACGTCACCCACGACCAGGAGGAGGCCATGACCATGGCCGACACGGTCGCGGTGATGAACGCCGGCCGCATCGAGCAGCTCGGCGCCCCGGCCGACATCTACGAGTACCCGGCCACCGCGTTCGTGGCCAACTTCCTCGGCCAGTCCAACCTGCTCGCCGGTGAGGCCGGCGGCCACGCCGGGGACGATGTGCTGGTCACCGCGCACGGCGCGCGCTTCTCCGTGCCCGCCGACCGGGCCCGGGTCGTCGACGGGCCGACCTTCCTCGGCGTACGGCCGGAGAAGCTGCACCTGGCCGGCGGCCCCGACGACGTGCCCGCCGGGCACCAGCACGTCGGCGGCGTGGTCACCGACGCCTCCTACGTCGGGGTGAGCACCCAGTACCTGGTGCGCACCGCGTGGGGCAGCGAGCTGTCCGCGTTCGCCGCCAACAGCGGGCTGGGCGGGCGGCTGGCCGTCGGCACGCCGGTGACCGCGCACTGGGACCCCCGGCACGCGTTCCTGCTGCCCCGGGCGGGCGGCGAGGACGACCAGACCGCGCCGCTGCTCGACGAGCCACCGGTCGGTGCGCTCTCATGA
- a CDS encoding Lrp/AsnC family transcriptional regulator encodes MANRHLENGNGNRRVTVRDGASHALLDDVAKQIIEQLQEDGRRPYASIGKAVGLSEAAVRQRVQRLLDAGVMQIVAVTDPLQLGFPRQAMIGLRTDGDLETVADRLAEFEEIDYVVITAGSFDLLAEVVCRNDAHLLEILQKLRGVAGVVSTEAFVYLKLRKQTYSWGTA; translated from the coding sequence ATGGCCAACCGGCACCTGGAGAACGGCAACGGCAACCGTCGCGTGACGGTGCGTGACGGCGCCAGCCACGCTCTGCTCGACGACGTGGCGAAGCAGATCATCGAACAGCTCCAGGAGGACGGGCGACGCCCGTACGCGAGCATCGGCAAGGCGGTCGGCCTCTCCGAGGCGGCGGTACGCCAGCGGGTGCAGCGGCTGCTCGACGCCGGCGTCATGCAGATCGTCGCGGTGACCGATCCGCTCCAGCTCGGCTTCCCGCGCCAGGCCATGATCGGGCTGCGCACCGACGGCGACCTGGAGACGGTCGCCGACCGGCTGGCCGAGTTCGAGGAGATCGACTACGTGGTGATCACCGCCGGCTCGTTCGACCTGCTGGCCGAGGTGGTCTGCCGCAACGACGCGCACCTGCTGGAGATCCTGCAGAAGCTGCGCGGGGTGGCCGGGGTGGTCTCCACCGAGGCGTTCGTCTACCTGAAGCTGCGCAAGCAGACCTACAGCTGGGGCACCGCCTGA
- a CDS encoding ABC transporter permease, with protein MRLRRWLADRWVMGVALLVLGYLTLPIAVVAGLSFNRPSSRLSYDFNEFTLDNWARPCATADMCDAVVRSMEIGLIATVVSTVLGTLMAFALVRHGFRGRSGINGLIFLPMATPELVMGTSLLALFVAAGVPQGFWTIVIAHVMFCVSFVVVTVKARLAGMDRRLEEAAMDLYASEWQTFRRITLPLVLPGIVAAALLAFSLSFDDFIITNFNAGTTVTFPMYVWGAAQRGIPPQVNVIGTAMFGIALLLVGASSLRGRRSRRAALAVIATPAGKP; from the coding sequence ATGAGACTCAGGCGCTGGCTCGCCGACCGGTGGGTGATGGGCGTGGCCCTGCTCGTCCTCGGCTACCTCACCCTGCCGATCGCGGTGGTGGCCGGACTTTCCTTCAACCGGCCGTCCAGCCGGCTCTCCTACGACTTCAACGAGTTCACGCTGGACAACTGGGCCCGCCCCTGCGCCACCGCCGACATGTGCGACGCGGTGGTGCGCAGCATGGAGATCGGCCTGATCGCCACCGTCGTCTCCACCGTGCTCGGCACGCTGATGGCGTTCGCCCTGGTGCGGCACGGCTTCCGCGGGCGGTCCGGTATCAACGGGCTGATCTTCCTGCCGATGGCCACCCCGGAACTGGTGATGGGCACTTCGCTGCTCGCCCTCTTCGTCGCCGCCGGGGTGCCGCAGGGCTTCTGGACCATCGTCATCGCGCACGTGATGTTCTGCGTGTCGTTCGTGGTGGTCACCGTGAAGGCCCGGCTCGCCGGCATGGACCGGCGGTTGGAGGAGGCCGCCATGGACCTCTACGCCAGCGAGTGGCAGACGTTCCGCCGGATCACGCTCCCGCTCGTGCTACCCGGCATCGTGGCCGCCGCGCTGCTCGCCTTCTCGCTCAGCTTCGACGACTTCATCATCACCAACTTCAACGCCGGCACCACCGTCACGTTCCCGATGTACGTCTGGGGCGCCGCCCAGCGGGGCATCCCGCCGCAGGTCAACGTCATCGGCACGGCCATGTTCGGGATAGCGCTGCTGCTGGTAGGGGCCAGCTCGCTGCGCGGCCGACGGTCCCGACGGGCCGCCCTCGCGGTGATCGCCACCCCGGCGGGGAAGCCATGA
- the speB gene encoding agmatinase, protein MTRYGPMYGPDVTFLGVPPCTVEEPVTYADADVVVIGAPFDGGTSHRPGTRFGPSAIRQACYLPHDGSRPSLALRVDALQDLCVYDAGDVEMFGGDIERSLAALETAVHAVAAAGAIPVVLGGDHSIALPDATGVARHHGLGRVSLVHFDAHADTGDVEFGSLHGHGQPMRRLIESGAVRGDRFLQIGLRGYWPGPETLAWMAEQRMRSYEMTEVVARGLDTCLTEAFGIATDECEGVFLSVDVDVVDPGMAPGTGTPEPGGFTSRQLLDAVRRVCYELPVVGLDVVEVAPPYDHADITAYLGNRVVLEALSAIARRRRDAAGGTSWNPTLPLLDDR, encoded by the coding sequence ATGACCCGCTACGGCCCGATGTACGGCCCCGACGTGACGTTCCTCGGCGTGCCGCCGTGCACCGTCGAGGAGCCGGTCACCTACGCCGACGCCGACGTGGTCGTCATCGGCGCGCCGTTCGACGGCGGCACCTCGCACCGGCCGGGCACCCGCTTCGGCCCGTCCGCGATCCGGCAGGCCTGCTACCTGCCGCACGACGGCTCCCGGCCGTCGCTGGCGCTGCGCGTGGACGCGCTGCAGGACCTGTGCGTCTACGACGCCGGTGACGTGGAGATGTTCGGCGGCGACATCGAACGTTCGCTGGCCGCGCTGGAGACCGCCGTGCACGCGGTCGCCGCCGCCGGGGCGATCCCGGTGGTGCTCGGCGGCGACCACTCGATCGCGTTGCCGGACGCCACCGGGGTGGCCCGGCACCACGGGCTGGGCCGGGTGTCGCTGGTGCACTTCGACGCGCACGCCGACACCGGCGACGTCGAGTTCGGGTCCCTGCACGGCCACGGCCAGCCGATGCGCCGGCTCATCGAGTCCGGCGCGGTACGCGGCGACCGCTTCCTCCAGATCGGCCTGCGCGGCTACTGGCCGGGTCCGGAGACGCTGGCGTGGATGGCCGAGCAGCGGATGCGCTCGTACGAGATGACCGAGGTCGTGGCCCGGGGCCTGGACACCTGCCTCACCGAGGCGTTCGGCATCGCGACCGACGAGTGCGAGGGCGTCTTCCTCTCCGTCGACGTGGACGTGGTCGACCCCGGCATGGCCCCCGGCACCGGCACGCCCGAGCCGGGCGGGTTCACCTCCCGGCAGTTGCTCGACGCGGTCCGCCGGGTCTGCTACGAGCTGCCCGTGGTCGGCCTGGACGTGGTCGAGGTCGCCCCGCCGTACGACCACGCCGACATCACCGCCTACCTGGGCAACCGCGTGGTCCTGGAGGCGCTCTCCGCAATAGCCCGCCGCCGCCGCGACGCCGCCGGTGGAACCTCGTGGAACCCCACCCTGCCGCTCCTGGACGACCGCTGA